Proteins co-encoded in one Capnocytophaga ochracea DSM 7271 genomic window:
- a CDS encoding methylated-DNA--[protein]-cysteine S-methyltransferase yields MKKNKMVKLYKKRINTPIGEMLAIATDEAICMLDFVDSKNWLKDQEILVKHYGATQVDEDSLLLSELEKQLREYFAKERKEFSLPLALVGTSFQEEVWKVLQTIPYGEVRSYKEQATAVGNPKGVRAVANANGKNRISIVIPCHRVIGSDGTLTGYASGIERKQFLLDLERSNV; encoded by the coding sequence ATGAAGAAGAACAAAATGGTGAAACTATACAAAAAGAGAATTAACACCCCCATAGGTGAGATGCTTGCCATAGCTACTGATGAGGCAATTTGTATGCTTGACTTTGTTGATAGTAAAAACTGGCTTAAAGACCAAGAAATACTCGTAAAGCATTACGGGGCAACACAAGTAGATGAGGATAGTTTGTTGTTATCGGAGTTGGAGAAACAATTGAGAGAGTACTTTGCCAAAGAGCGTAAAGAGTTTAGTTTACCGCTGGCTTTGGTGGGGACTTCTTTTCAAGAGGAAGTATGGAAAGTGTTACAAACTATTCCGTATGGGGAAGTGCGTTCGTATAAAGAACAGGCTACGGCTGTGGGGAATCCCAAAGGCGTGAGAGCTGTTGCTAATGCCAATGGGAAAAACCGTATTTCAATCGTTATTCCTTGTCATCGTGTTATAGGTTCAGACGGGACACTTACAGGCTATGCTAGTGGAATTGAGAGGAAGCAATTTCTGTTGGATTTAGAAAGGAGTAACGTTTAA